The sequence below is a genomic window from Mycobacterium spongiae.
TGATGGCTTGCAGCCCTACACTCGGGATACCAACGTGATGCCGCAGTGGGCCGGAAGCTCCTGGTACGAACTGCGCTATACCGATCCAGATAATTCAGAACGCCTGTGTGCCAAGGAAAACGAAGCCTATTGGATGGGCCCGCGGCCGGCTGAGCACGGCCCGGACGACCCCGGTGGTGTCGACCTATACGTGGGTGGCGCTGAACACGCCGTGTTGCACCTGCTTTATTCGCGCTTCTGGCACAAGGTCCTCTACGACCTGGGGCATGTCAGCTCGCGCGAGCCGTATCGCAAACTGATCAATCAGGGCTATATTCAGGCGTTCGCCTATACCGATGCGCGTGGTTCTTACGTGCCGGCTGAGGAGGTGGTCGAGCGAAACGGCAGCTTTGTTTATCCGGGGCCCGATGGGGAGATCGAGGTATTCCAGGAGTTCGGCAAAATCGGCAAGAGTCTTAAGAATTCGGTGGCGCCCGACGAGATTTGCGACGCCTACGGCGCCGACACGTTGCGCGTGTACGAAATGTCGATGGGCCCGCTGGAGGCATCACGGCCATGGGCCACCAAGGATGTCGTTGGCGCGTACCGCTTCCTGCAGAGGGTGTGGCGGCTGGTGGTCGACGAGGCCACCGGCGAATCACGGGTGATCGACGACGCAGGTCAGCTGGATCCCGCAACTCTTCGAGCGTTGCATCGGACCATAGCTGGAGTGTCCGAAGACTATGCGGCACTGCGAAATAACACGGCCACCGCCAAGCTGATCGAGTACACCAACCATCTCACCAAGCAGCACCGCGACGCGGTGCCCCGGGCAGCGGTCGAACCGCTGGTGCTGATGCTCGCGCCGCTGGCTCCGCACCTGGCTGAGGAGCTGTGGCTGCGCCTAGGGCACACCACCCCGCTGGCACACGGCCCCTTTCCAGTGGCCGACCCCGGCTATCTCGTCGACGAGACCGTCGAATACCCGGTGCAAGTCAACGGCAAAGTGCGTAGCCGGGTGGTGGTGGCCGCAGATGCGGACGCCGACACCCTGAAAGCGGCCGCGCTGGCCGACGACAAAGTGCAAGCGTTCCTGGGTGGGTCCGCTCCGCGCAAAGTCATCGTGGTGCCGGGCCGACTGGTCAACTTCGTTATCTAGGCGCCGCCTCGTCGACGTCCGAGCTCTTTTCGCCGGTGGCTGGGGCGCTGAGGGCGGTCGGGAAGGCCTAGGCTGCAACCAATTTCGTTAGCAGCCAGCCGGATTCATGCTCGATTTGGTGCGGGGGAGGCGGCCGCAGTGGTGTCTGCCGGTTCGCCCGAAGCGAGCCGCTGCAGCGGTGCCAATGCCGTCATGAGGATGTCCAAGTCCGATCCCGGGAGTTGACTGAGCATCGCGGCCAGTGCGGCGTGCCGGTTCGCTAGCGACTCGCTGTGAACGGCCCGCCCCTGTGGTGTGATGTCGACCAGCACGGCGCGTAGGTCCGACGGATCACGGGAGCGTTTCACGAGCCCGATCTTCTCCAACCGGCGGATCGCCACGGTGGTCGTGGGGGTGCGGACTCGTTCGTGAGCGGCCAGGTCCGTCATTCTGATGGGTCCCTGATCGAGCAGGGTAACCAGAATTGACAGCTGCGCCAGTGTCAACTCGCCAGCCACGACGCCGTTGGGGTCCCCGCGGCGGAGGATCGCAAAGAGTTTGGCCAGCGCGCGGTGCAGCCCCTCCGCCAGCTCCGTCACTTCCGGGGCGGTGAATTCGCTGTGGGCCATAAGTCGGCAGTCTAACCCGACATCAGCGCGACGAACCACGATATCGGACCTGTCTTGTCCCGCTACAGCACTTGAGACAGGAACCGCTGCAATCTCTCGGTCTGTGCAGCATCGAAAATTTGCTCGGGTGAGCCTGATTCCACCACCTTGCCGCGATCCATGAAGATAACAGCATCCGATGCCGAGCGGGCGAAACC
It includes:
- a CDS encoding MarR family winged helix-turn-helix transcriptional regulator, with protein sequence MAHSEFTAPEVTELAEGLHRALAKLFAILRRGDPNGVVAGELTLAQLSILVTLLDQGPIRMTDLAAHERVRTPTTTVAIRRLEKIGLVKRSRDPSDLRAVLVDITPQGRAVHSESLANRHAALAAMLSQLPGSDLDILMTALAPLQRLASGEPADTTAAASPAPNRA